A window of Felis catus isolate Fca126 chromosome A3, F.catus_Fca126_mat1.0, whole genome shotgun sequence genomic DNA:
GCTTAATATCACCTTCAAAATTGGGAACTTAGAATTCAGTTTAGTTAGGAAGCCCACAAACAAAAGTGACCCCTAAATTCACCGAAAGTATAATTTTTCTAAGATATAAAGTTGTCCAAGGGCTGAATATATTCCCACTAAGCTTAAATCTTTAAAGTtcagattttaagaaaatgggctgggaggagggaggaaatgtGAGTTACTTACAGATCTTAGAATTGCAATTGTTACTTTTCGGGAAATGAGTCAGTAGCTGACAAGCAAGGGTTTATCTAACAgaacaggaggagggaaggatctGAGACTGAGAGTATCATCATGGAGATAAGGCTGAATATGATGTTTGGAGGGCTGTATTCTTGgtttaaaaagatcaaaatggGAATGCATGCAAATTAGACTATGTGtctgtataatatatacaaactATTCACCATGATATCAGCCACTCAAATTacagctgaaaaataaaacatttcaggaCCATTTTTTAAGGCTTTGTGGCCCTATAACTTAAGCATTATTATTAGAACATAATTTAGCTGGGACACTAGAGTTCGTAGTTGGATCCACATTTTAAagtgggattttgttttttaatttatctagGATGTGTCTGTGAAAACTACAAACTGACCACAAACTGCTCTTTGAACACACATGGTCAGTGCGAGTGTACTTCAATTGGTGCACAAAATTCTGTCATTTGCTCAAAACGTGAGTAGAATATCCTCATTGCCTTTAAACTGTATTTTGGTTTAGCCTTCCTTAATTGATGTGTCTTGAGTTGGGAAgtgtgttgtgtttgtttttttgggttttttttttttttttttggttcaaatTTGAATCATGTTATTTTGTCAAAATTATCTCCTGTAGCTGAACCATCTGAAAACTTAGAAAGTGAATATGGAACCATGTAAGTCTGCAATAATCTTTGGCTCTGGGAGTTTGgagttaaattaaaatgtttttccttatgCATAAAACTGCAGTTACTTTTCAGTATGACATGAAGCTTTCTTTTCAGTGGCAACCAAATGTCTGGTGATGAAAGCAGAAATGACTGGCACAAAGTCTGGGAGAAGAGCGAGACCTGAGGGGGCTTTCCAAAATAATGATGGGCTCTATGATCCCGACTGTGATGAGAAGGGGCTCTTTAAAGCCAAGCAGTGCAATGGCACCACCACATGCTGGTGTGTAAACACTGCTGGGGTCAGAAGAACTGATAAGGACACGGAAATATCCTGCTCCGAACGCGTGAGGACCTAGTGAGTTGAGCTGTCAAATGTTCCTTGTTTTCATGCTTTTCAGATTCGTTTAATGACATTTATCTTTGAGTATGTAATGTGATTTGGTGGTTTAGAATTCAAAAGGTAGAAAAGGGTATACAGTGAaaagcttccattttttttttttctcaaaccaCCCGCCCCCTGCAGCTACCCAGTTTACTTCCACAGAACCGATGTCACCAGCTTATTATATAACTTTCCAGAGATAAACTTTTATGAATTCACTagcaatatatttttgttattttaagaattgtttCTTATAGTAGCCTACTAAACAAGGATTTTCCTCTTACATTTTTACTTAACACTGTTCAGATTTTAAAGTTGGATTAGTGttaaatgtatatgaaaaattTAAGCTGTTTATGTATTTGCCTATTTATTGCGTTTTAAAATGAGGTGTGGTTGTCTCGGGCTCATGCAATAAAAAGGAGTGGAAGCATACTCAAGCTAGcttaaggaaaaacatttttatttaaaaagtgactaGAGCTGGAAAGTTATCAAGACCAAGGCAGGCACTCTCTCCTTTGGTGTTCCGAAGCCTCATGGTCACTTTTCTCTGTTTCACTCGGTGCCTTTTTGTCTGTTCCCTTGAACGTGACCCAGTGTGAGCAGCTAAGCCTTGGCTTTACGTGACCTTGAGTATAGTGGCCCAGCGCCAGAGGTTGACCTGTTGGAAGGGTGTTCTCTCCTGGATGAGTGCTTTATGAGCAACGTGTGAAGGCCAAGGAAGAAATTAAGGGCATACCTATTGCATAAACCCTTTTCTGTTAATTATACTGTAATTTCACTTGGGAATTTTCCTATTAGTCAATCAATAAATACTGTCTTTTTACTTTACAGCTGGATCATCATTgaactaaaacacaaaacaagagaAACACCTTATGATATTAAAAGTTTACAGACGTACGTACTATTAAGTGCATTCTATTTGCACAGTTAATACTCAGATCTTCGTTCTACAccattagaaaaaggaaaacaagtcttaatgctttttcatatttatgaaaaataagataatataagtaatattttaacCTTATTTTGGAAATAGAGTTGCAAGAATAATACAGATTCCTATAGGAGTCTTCGCTCAGATTCACCAGTCACCAATGAACATTTTGCCCCACTTTCTTTttcaatgtgtatgtgtgtgtgtgctttttataTCTATCTAAACATGTATAGATGTTTTTTTTCTGGAACCATTTGAGAGCAAGTTGTAGATATCATGCCCTTTTACCCCTAAATACTTTAATGTATCTTTTCCTAGGAACAAAAGGCactcttttagtttctttctctttcttgtaatCTCTACGTGCAATGAGGGAATCAAGCTCACAACCTCAAGAggagagtcgcatgctctactgactgagccagccaggcgccccgaaaggcACTTTTTTCTATAAACACTCTACAGTTaccaaattcaggaaatttaatgTTACACCAAATTGTGCCACTTTTCCCAGTGTTGATCTTTATGGCAGTTGTTTCCCCCTTTGACCCAGAATGCAATCTGAGATCATGCATTGCATTTAGTTATGATTCTTCAGTCCTTTTTGATATGGAACACTGTCTTGGCCTTCGTTGGTCCTTTATTACATTGATATTTGTGAAGAGTATAGGCAAATTAGTTCATAGAATGTCCCTCAGATTAGGATTTATCTGTGCAAGCTAAACATTTTTGACAGAAAAACTGCATAAGTGATCTTATGTCCTTTTCAGTACTTCACTTTAGGAAGCACCTGATGTCTTGTCCCTTTATTAGCAATGTTGACTGTAGTTacggggatatatatatattaggtttGTAAGGTAGAgttactgtttacttattttgtaattaataaatatatgggCAGATACTTGGGTACTGTGTAAATATCCCATTTCTAATCAAACTAGAACTCAATTATTTTAGCATCAATGGATGATTCTAGCCTGAATCAATTATTAGTAGTTGCAAAatggcataaaatttttaaaacaagtttggTTAATGACAGTTCTAGAGCTTGAGCTACCTGCTTAGTTAAAAAGTAATGCTTCTTAATGTTGTGTAgtacactttttttaaaacacaggtttttaattatttacagtGCACTTAAGGAGGTAATCACAACTCGTTATCAACTAGATCCAAAATATATCACAAACATTCTggtaagatttttgtttttatttaaatgagctTTTGCAGAAAGTTGGTGGGATAGTATGGTTTGGGTATGAATTTTGATAGTGGTTAAACTGCACTTGAATACCAGTTTAAACCCTGGACGCTTAATTcaaatttcctgttcttttccttccataGCCTTTGAAAACCTCAAGTTTACCCTTAAGGAAAATGTAGTATCTCTAATTTCCGTCATGCATGCCAGTCATTTTAGCCTGGGAAACCTCTCTCAATGATTGCTTTTGGTACATTTCTTTAGGATGCCACCTAGCTCCCATCTTCTTTGGTTTAAGGAGCTAATTCTTAACCAGGTTACCCCTTCCTTGACTCTTTGAACTCTGGTTGAAAAATACTTGAATAGTGTAATGGAACTTTTTCAAGGCAGAAAAGTGATGTCATTTTTAAGGACA
This region includes:
- the EPCAM gene encoding epithelial cell adhesion molecule; its protein translation is MALPQVLAFGLLLAAATAAVAAAQKGCVCENYKLTTNCSLNTHGQCECTSIGAQNSVICSKLATKCLVMKAEMTGTKSGRRARPEGAFQNNDGLYDPDCDEKGLFKAKQCNGTTTCWCVNTAGVRRTDKDTEISCSERVRTYWIIIELKHKTRETPYDIKSLQTALKEVITTRYQLDPKYITNILYENDLITIDLVQNSSQKTQNDVDIADVAYYFEKDVKDESLFHSNKMDLRVNGEQLDLDPGRTAIYYVDEKPPEFSMQGLQAGIIAVIVVVTLAIIAGIVVLVISRKNRMAKYEKAEIKEMGEMHRELNA